The window ATGTTTCACACGTTTTCGTATCGAAAGGTCCTCTTACCTTGTGCGTGGGCCTGTTCTGGGTGTCTTCATATCTCTTTTGTCACTCTCGTCATCTGACTTGTTATCGGTGGAGATGCTGTCGAGCATCTCATCCTTGTCCTGTTTCTCCACCTTCAGCTCCAGGGTTGCTGGAACCTGCCCAGGCAGGCCTGAAGTAAGACCTGTTATTAGTAACAGAAATGCGGAGGTAAGACATCATACGTAAACCGAATCGTGTGGATATTGTAGAGCGAGGCGCCGTGGTGGAGCTGACCTCTGAACGTTTCCACTTGGTGATTGAGTTCTGTGCTGGATGTCGAGCCGGCGCTGGGCAGGCCTCCGTGGCTGTTGTTCAGGCTGGCAGCATCGTCACCACCCTGCTGCAACACAGACAGGAAGGACACATGAAGAAAGGAAGCAGCCACACACTCACTGGAGACtgttcataaaaataaaacagcacttTTGAGCAGGAGAAAAGCCTAAAATGGAAaatcacacagttttaaagtaaAAGAGCAACCTTAGTTATACTGATTTGCACATTTTGGTGAGCACTCTACACTGGTTGATCATAAAAAAGATGCttttatacatgtatatatacattAGATTAGATGCTGTCTGTAGCAGTGTTTATTAAAACCTGTAGTCACAGCATGACACAAGTTCTGGGTTTAATCACCATTCAAGTCTGTCATTACCAACACCTGTGGGTACTTTGGAGATTTGCTCCACAGCAGCGTTATAATGCATAATCAAGggtagaaaatagaaaataaacacaaatttaaaaaacacctGTGCCACAATATTTAGCCATACTTAAAGGTCCATATATAGCCTCCTCATTTGTCTctgtcactgttacattttgTGTTACTGCTCGCTGCTGCGACATTCTCAGACTGCCCGCTCTGTAACCACAACTGAGGACCCGTCTGTTCCTCATGTCTACGAGAAGAATAATCCTTCTGTGTTCAGTTTCAAAAGAAGTCAAGCTAAACCCACTCCAATGTCTGACTATCTCCTTGTTATTTTGTTCACATTCATAACATAGAAATGGTCAACTCCCACCACGTTGTGCCACAAAGCCCCTCCTTTATCACATGCTCTAGAGCTATTTGATTTCCTTTTTCAAGGACTGAGGAAAGGCGGAGAAATCATCACTAAGGGTGGAGAGCATCTCCCTCTTTTCCTCTGGAATGTGATCCCCAGTCACTGTTGGCCTCTGTTAACCCCACCGCTCCGAGATCCTCCCCTTCCCCAGCGCTACGCTAATCTTTGCTGTGCTCTCAACAGGTGTCCAAACAACTCTTTgtctggaggaggaggagtgaggCTGGGGCTCTGGCAAGAAAAGAACGCTGCCATTTTCATGGCTGGGCCTGATTACCATACAGCTGAGGACCTCTATTTGGGTGGAGGCTGCGGGTTCAGACACACGTTTCCAACGATTCAGATTTCCTGGGTTGTTAAAAAGAAGTGATGAAAAGGGGTGGAAGGGGGTAGAGGGCGGGGTGACAGCCGGAGTAAAAAGCCTGTGGCTGTGCCGTGTCGAGGCTGTTGAGCCCTGTCTGAAGGGACCTCTTCCCACACAGGAAGTGCTGTGTTagtgcagacacagtatgttctATCTCACAGTCGCAGTCGGTCAACATCACTGCCACAACCCAGCTCTCTGTAACAAATACATCAAACTGAGCTCTTCTGACAACCACAGTAAAATTCTTGTTAAGGGACAAAGTGAgctacccagcagcctctgcgTACGAGTGAAAACAACCATCGACAGGAAAAATACCGccttaaaacaaagaaaaaactaaactgctttgaaaataaatgaatttctGCCCGACAGCTCCACTGCAATGATCaagacaagaaaacaaaaagtgcaGACTGGGCACTAAAATGTCAGTCTGCACTCAGAAATggatcttttcattctttcttcaTGCTGCATCAAAGTACAACCTTACCAAAACACTTTACTCACAATATGTGCTTGTTTTATAGAGAAAAGTTAAACATGCTGGAGCTGAAACAATGACTCTATTCACAGAGGCATAAAAGCAGatatttaataattaattaataatcaaTTTACACGCAAAAGGAGCCTTTTGGCCTTTCTGTATAACAGTCGTTTAAACAAGAATATTAATTTTAGGTCTGAATTTAAAGGCAGCACCACATTTACAGCTAATCACTGGCTTATTAGATACAAAATCTCATCACTGTCTAACTTTTCCTTCCATCATTTATCTCAGAGAAAAAAGTAATCTAAACTTCTTCCCACATTCAAATTAAtttgatctttttctttttaagtttgtgtgtgtgccaaaCTGTTTCCAAACACCTCCAGATAACAGTTGGACGAGTCATCCCATTTTAATTTCCACTGCAGATGTGTTCAAATCTCCTGGCTCTATACAATCAAATACCTCGGAAGGAGGATGGGCGAACACGTCATGATTTACACCGAGACCTGCATTCCCCCAGTTCTCAAGGGGCTTCGAGTTTAACTCTAGAAGGATCGCAACGCACAAACACGTCCTACAGCATAGCGCAACTTTACTTCTTTGTGCCTGTTTTCCTCATTTCTCTCTCACCCTTGTGTATACAGCCGCTCTCAAGAGGAGGGTGAGCCTACGGCCAGCCATTACACTTATGGAAAATATGCTGGTATAAATTCAACTGTTCGTCTGTGGAAAATGTCTCAAAGCTCTCCTTTTTTTGAGCAGGTGGCCAAGGTGTTTTATGTGGTGTAGTTTGAAAAATACCGtacagtaataaataaatacttataTGAAGTTATCATACCATCGCTGCAGTCCGACTTGGAACCAATGCAGAGGCAGGAAAATTTGGTCCAATAGCTGTTATTGGCCCATTTTGTGCCTGTCCCAGCAGACTGTGTATGTCGCTGGGCAGACTGGCGGTGGAGCCCACTGCGTGGTTCCTCAGAACAAGGATTGCATCATCCAATCTGTCCAGGCGATCCTCCATTCGAGACTGGGAGGACCAAAGGGATTGAGAAATGAAGGGTTAGGGAGAAAAAgaagggaggaaaagaaggacaGAGCAGCTTAGTATAAGCACATTAGGACAAAAATTGAAAATGCTGATTGTatggtgaggaaaaaaaaaaaacacaagataaaGAAGGCAATTCAAATGCAAGATCAAATGAGCCATTTCAGCTTGAGTTGTAGAAGTCAGGATATGttctcatttgtttttcaaatgaaCAGAGGCACTGCAGCCACTTAATTTCATTGTCATCTGAACCTAAGCTGATTACTACAAGCTGGCATGGCtgcagaaaaaaactaaaacaaaaaaacgacaACAACATAACATGACAATAAGGCGACAGAAGTAGTAATAAATGAAAGTGCATTTCACTGTGAAGAATGTAGTCGAACTTgtgcaagaaaacaaaatgatgtATGGAACACGcaatgggttaaaaaaaaaagagtctatCTGAAGAGTACCTCGCAGACATCCTTTAAGAAAGACATGGCATCCTGGAGATGCTCATGTAACTGCTGATGAACTCTGTTTTTCTGGCAAAGTCAAATAAGAATAAgagagaataaagaaaaaagatcagAATCTATAAATACTACAAACacgctgtttttttgttttgtgaaagCACATAGAAAGAGGCAGGATTTAGAAAGAAGCACACAGCTGCTGACGACTCACTTTGTAAAGATAAAAATGGTTCGCTGTTTGCGCATTTACGGACCCCTACTACAGCACTTGTCACATTTTCTGCATCGCCACAAGTTTAAaactttacactgactttaTGTGCTGGGAtaaataatgttgttgtcttctGTGCCTTATTACTTTGCCTTCTTATGTTCATTTCATCCAGCTGTGCGTGTTGTGTTGATTACCAAAgtctgcagtttttaaaaaaaattcgtCTTAAACTAATAAAACTACTCTTCACAGCCCCGTCCAGTAACAAAATTAGTCATTTTGACTGTAATCTAATCCTCAAAGAGCTTCATCACCATTTCCGAGAGCTCTCTGGGACTTTCCAATGTTCCAAGTAGTTTTGTCGTAACTACCAGAGGACCGTGATCTACGATGTCATTTCAACACACTCTTGAACGTCGCTGATTATAAATGAGAATTTCCTTCACTGGCTGCCAGCTGGATTTTTCATTCAATAAAAAACtgcaattgattttttttaacctcttagAAGCCTAAATGGCTCAGAAACAACCGGGTATGGATTCAAGACATTCTTAAAGAACATCCCTACCAGGTAGATATTGGATCCTTTATATTAAACCTGGATGTCTTTTCATTGTTAAGTGTGAATACGAATTATGAAGGAGCTTTACAGACTATATCATGATGAATCTATCGGTcgatattttctttctttcatgcaCATGAAACATAAACGCATTTCCTTAACACTTATTACgcatattttttattaattcacTTGTTCACCCTCTGCTTGGATCAGCTGGTTGTTGATGACCCATTCTACCACGGCCGTCTCTACATACAGCTGGCTGATTAAATCAAACTATGTGATAAGACTGCAGGCGACTGTGACCCTTAAAAATCACATGTAGAACAATTTTAAACAACATATacgtttacattttaatttgaacAGCTTGTCTATGAAGGCATTTAACATTTTGTGTTATTGTGTGGCCGCTATCTATTGTCATTGAATATGATCTACCTCAcgacataaaataataaatagtcGTATGCTTTGTTCATGCCAGACATTAACTATCTGACATACAGGAAGTAGCTTTTTACTGTGGCTAAAACATGTTTGGGTTATTACCTAATATTATActatctttatttattatataaatatgtcTGTGGATCTGTATAGTAAGTTTATTTAAGTCCGTTTATCCCTGGAATAAACTCCCAGTAGAGTATGTAAACACATGACATGTGCATCAGGTAGCAGGGCTGGATGAAATCCGATCTTCAGCTCTGGTCGTACGGCAGCGAAGGAATTCTGGAGAAGAGGTTCAGCAAACAGCTGCCACCCCCACACCAGCCCCCATAACTAAACCCATCCCCCAACTGTCAtcccagacctggcccacagaGTGGAGGACAGATGGCATGCCCCAAGGGACAGGTATTGTTCAGTTTGGTTATCCCTCTACCCCCACCTTCCTCAGCAAAACATTTGTCAGACAGGAATCTCCCTGTAATGCTAGCTCAGTCCTTCATGGGCAGCTTATCTAAAGCGAGCATCCATCATATCCTCCTCTCACTGAAAGATGGAGGCGGACAGAGAGCTTACCAGTGAGTGAAGGGAGTTCTCATAATTTGGGGAGGAGGGGGTCTGCCCACCAGCGCGGGGCCACTGGTTTGTACCTGAGGAGAGACAAAGTGAAGGTCAGTGTTAACACTTATCTGATTCAGTTTTGGCCAAAAGCCGTGTCCTGGTACGCCGACACAAAAAACGCTCACTGACAAACACAATAACACGCAGTCATAACACACTGACATCCTGATTTTCTGGTCTCTTGTTGTTCTATGAGAGGTATTTTTATCTTTCAGAGCTTAACTGCATCACTTCCTGATGGCTGGACTGCATCCTGACACATGAGCCAGCGCAGGGTTTGACTAACACCCACTTCCACCCTGAAATGAACGCTGCATCTGCACATTAATAACCATGGGTATGAAAACAATGTGAGCAGTGAAAAATATCACGCTCAGGACTAGTTTTCACgcatgttttaattttatttagaaaCCTGCAAAAACATCAGGAACGAGTAATCGAAAGTGCACCGCAGTTGACCGTTTTAGCACCTGATCCTCATGAAGGCTTTTGGTGAAAGAAATAATTACATgggctttctttttctttaacttttAGTCAGTTTAAAGCATCTTTGACTGATGATGTGGTAGCACTAAAGTCAGTCCTCTTTATATAATTTACATCTGTAAATATATGAGCCTGAATATTCCACTAATGTGTCCCATAAAGTCAAATCTAATTCCGCTCTAAATAAAGACCAGTGCATTTTAATCATATGATCTAAATACAGAGATATCTAAGACACTCTGCACTGGGAGAGAGATTATAATTTACCTTTGGCACAGTGAGTTTTTGCATGTTTATCTGAGCCAAAAATTTAATCTACCGGCCAGTACAGGAAAGCACATCAAGCTGATTTGATCTGGTGTAAATTAAAGAAGAGGAATCCACATCTGCTCATCACATTTCCAGCCACAATacaacatttctttctttcctttttctgagTTGCAATTATCCAAGTAGTGCCAGCCATGTGCAACAAGAGGCAATGCATTATACTGCAATCAAATAACCTTAATGGACTTTGACAGTAATGAACCTTTCCAGGTTATTTACAGAGTAGGATAGGGTGTCCGTAGTCTTTCCAAGCTCTTCTGGTGTCTATTATAGTGTTAGGATGCCAAACCCAGCCCACATCCTTGTAAATGGTGCGCACTGCTGCGTGATCCACACAAGGAGACTTTGTTTCTGTTATCAGTCATTTCGCGTGATTCTAGAAATTCATTTTGCTAAAATAACCAGCAATGAAAAACCCATGATAAAGGCAGAGGAGCCTGAGGAACGCTGATGGTTGTTTTATTCTTAATTTAAAGCTTAATTTACATCACTTCAAAGCTATAGCGTGCTGAGCGGGGTGCAGTGGTCCCAACTGTGAGCAGACTGACGCAGcgtttttatttctcagttttacaAAATCAGACCGATGTTGTCAGAGCAAGTGCACAAATAACTTAGCTTAAACCATTTAAAGCCTAAACCATGAAATAACTGCTAGAAAATTGTGTTTATGTATATGAATTTGCATGTGTGAGTTTtcatttgtatcatatttgctacGTTTGAAATTTTTTTGCAACtattgcttaaaaatgtattttttctgatttttcaggggggaaaaaaatcacactgatgatgcAGAAGCATCAAAACCTCTTGTAGTAGATATGACACACTTGGCTTTAAGGGGTTAACAGTGGTAAAACTGCAGTGGCAACAAGCAGCTGATGTATATTTTTGACAAACACTAGAAAAATCACACCTTTCACGCTCAGGGAACTTCCATTAAATCATCCCAATGAAATGTCTAACTACACTTCTCTGGTCTTATGAGTTTTCATGTTTCtgcgcacacactcacacatagcCTTGGAAAAGCCGACTTTAATTAACAGACTATTAAAAGTGACTTTGGAGGaggaaatgaaaaagtctctgtTCTGCCTCAGCTTTCTCCCAGGTGAGTGAGACAGGAACTTCACATAAGCCTCTGCTGGCTGGCGGCTATGAAAAATTAGCCTGAAACTCTGGTCCCCAAGTGCACCAGAGAAGGCTAATTGAACAAACCAGCCTTGAGTAATGTGCTGTATATTGGTGCAGTCCCAATGATGAATGGATTTGGAAACTTACATCAACAACTAGCCAAATTTTGGGCCAATTTCAGAGTATCGTTCTTTTTCTAAGCCCGGAGGCGCATTAAAGACGAATAATTAGTAAAACTATATCCTTTCCCCATAATTCCACATGACATATTTGGCAGCAGtgctttatatattatatagatatatatctatataataTGGATTTTCTTCATTCAATAAAACACTGAACTGTTTTTTTCAGCTTGTCATATTGTTGCAGTTTTCAGGTGCGGCGTGCTGTACTGGAAATAGGTCAACAGACACATCACCGCCACTCTGATCAGCTGAGTCACAGCCACCTTCCTTCACTCACTGGTGAATAAATGGGGCATTTTGCCGcctggtctgtgtgtgtatgcatgtgtgtgtgctgggggAACAGCTGTCCACGGGGCAGGGCAACAGCTGAGGAAGAGGGGGGCATACGTAGAGACAGCTGTCACCACTCCATTACCACACATGACACAACTGCCCgttaaaacaacacactggGCTTTCCCTTACTGTCCCCCCCTCTCATTCTCTTTCCATTGCTCTCCCGCCTCTGTCAACATATCTGACAGACCATAATCTTCATCTACATCTCTTTTTCGGTACTTAAAAGTACAGTGTACTACAAACAGGATCCCCTTTGATGGAGCCGCCCTGATTTCCTTACTACTTTCCTGCTTTTGTTCTCTGAATTTGTTGTAGAAAATAATTACAATTCAGAGGGAAACTGGTCGCCCCATCCTCCCCCCTAAAAATCTAACTAATACAAAAACACTTGTCTGGGAAAGCAGGATTATATAACAATAAATCTACTCCTGAAACTGTTTTACTACAAAGTAGAATGAATAGTATGAGCTGCTATTATAAGTCATAAACACAGTTCTGCAAATATGAAAAGCTTTTCAATGACTTAATACCCACTTCAAATACTTTCATTACAAGATTTTTAAACCCTTCGCCGCCCCAAGAGCCGCAGTCATTCCACAGTTTGTCCATAAATTTCTATCACTTAAAGGAAATGAcagcagaaaaaataaactacacatAATTCTGAAGGTACTTCTTAGCTGCATTTAAACTCCCGAGCTCGAGCAAAGCGCCTCCTAAAAAGCTGAGAGCCAAAACTTCTCTGTGATGTCACTGGGAGTCAATGCGGAGCGGCTGCCTCAGCCACAAAAATAAAGCTCCTGACGCAGATGCCAGGCGAGCAGGCGAGGGACTGTTTTAAGGTGCAGGTGAAGAATAAACTTGCAACACAGATTTCATGCTTTCAATAGAAATGATGTCACTTTTGTGCTCGTGGACCGCAGAAAGAGCACAGCCAGCAGATAAATCTGGCATGAGGCATCTCTTCTATTTGCTTGAGATTAAACTTCCTTGGAACATGTTCGCTTGAAAATTAATTCTCGCGTTTCTTCAGTTTTAAATACTCATCATGGCTGTCAATTCAGTGGATGTTCAGCCTTATCCCAGACTAAACTAAGCTTTCTTTTAGGATGGATTCATGTAGAAATGGCAATAACCGTCCCGACTCAGATAAAGCACAGAGAATGACGACCAAATGATTAGAGATGCTCTAAAGCTAAAAGGGGGTATTAAATTAAGTTTTAGGGAAACTCTTCACAATTCACTCTACTTAGGCTTTAATTAATCCGACTAATGCAGCACAGagtaaaagtaattaattgaattaattgaagtcACAGGGCCCTATATGCAATGACCAGCACAAGCAGAGCTGTGACTGTTACATAAAATGCAGACCTTCAAATTcattacttcctcttttattcCTGAGATGCATGACGGTGCAGGCACAGCCACAGTTACTGTATGATGTTTTGGCTAATGATGTGagataaagcagaaaaaaatatccaTGATAATAACTCCAGCGTCCACACAATAACACACTTTCCTGGAGAAGCCTACCTGTCATTAGCACAGCTGTTTAGGAGGGATGACAACACTGAGTGAACAAGACTCAGTTTATTAATCAAACTCTTTCATTTGCCTCCCACTTCAGTTTCAGCCAGCCTTTTTATACTACATGAATCAGAAAGCACAGCTGGAGACAGCCTAAAGACctgcctttttgtgtgtgttattgcaCTTGCACAGTTAAAATAGGGCACATATTCATGAAAGCCTGATAATTAGCTTGGCTATTCTAGGAAAAGAAATAGCCACTGAGTGTGTCACCGGCACTTTACCtggaaaaaaaagcctttatgaAGCAGTTTCTGCTGGTATCTAGTATATGTGTGCAGACACTGTTTATGAGATTAAAATCCACAGGCTGGTGACCTACCTGGCCTTCCAGACGGGGTGCCAGCAGCAGTCACCACGGTACCTGCTGAGGCTGCACCTGCTGTGGCTGTCAGAGGTGAAGGAGAACCCACAGGTGTCGACGGATTGGATGGAAAACTACTGCTAGTGTGGTCAGGTGAGTAAATCTGCGGAGGCAGAGAGGAAGACATCAGGAGAGACAggacagattaaaaaaataaaaaagaataataagatgAATTTGAAGCAGGGGCGTGTTTACCAATGTACACCACCCTTCTATAAAAATAGTAAAGTAAACATGCTTTTCCAGCTTTCCGAATCAGGTTCCTAACATCAAATGGAAAATTAGCCGAAGTCCGTTAAAAGAAAGCCACCGACTTTCTCTGTTTCAAATGTTTCAATGAGGTCTTTATACTATTTTCAATTAAATTAATCCTTTAAACTCACTCTcaaatttcatttcttttttaacctttttaggAAACGAGGCTGTTTTAAAGGAGCACACTTTATTTTCACTCGTATACAGACTCTCTGCTTGTAGGTGTCCAGTTTTTCCAGTGTGCAGACGCCCAACCTGGAAACCCCGTTAAGCCAACAACAGCAAATCTCAAGGGCCACAATTCAGCCTGTAGCCTGAGATTATACTCTGAGCCATATATCAAAACCCCGTCATATtcaaatgttgtttattcttgCTTCTTTCTAAACCTCATAGTCTATTTAAAGAGGACAAATAGTTACGTTTGAGTTACTTTGGTTTCATTGCTGCAATACTGGCAGTTTTCGTCGTGCCATCCTCTGATAGGTCACGCTGAGGTCACCGAGTTTTAGGATGACATGTCAATCAGGGAACGAGGAGATTATGTCTTCAGAACTTTCACAGGGATTTCATTTGTTTAAACAAATGCTGGAttaaagcacaaacacatccctgatttttttttccttttcctctttaATAAGAGGATATTTGTGCCATAATGGAACATGCCTCGGAGAAGTCAGGGTATTACGGTGGATCCTGACTAATTagcagagaaaaaacaacagaTCCACAGAGATTTCTCCTCCAAGTTAAGATCAAATTGAGCTTGAAGGAAAGCGTTCGACTTCTGTGGGGATGATAGAATGCACTCATTATTAATAATCTCCTTATTCAATCTTGATCTCAGGGCTTTAGTTTTTCAATCAGCTTGGAGTATCAGGATAGAGGTTTCACTGAAGTGTGTGGCGCTGAATGTGGAGGAGGATCGGCCGTTGTCTGAAGGGAAGAATGAGTATTTATGCCCCGCGACACTCAGAGAGCAGAGAGCTTCTCTCTGCTCAGCATTTTCACTCTCAGACATGCAATTCAGTGAAAAACTAAGGAGGATTAATAGCGCGGTTATCTCTGCGTTGGAAACCAATAAAACTCAAGACAAATCTCCAAATTTTTCTTAGTTTCTCGACAGCTGTTTATAACCGTGACTTCTGACCCGACAATATATGACTTTCTATTCTTTTCACTCACCGGCTAATAACGCTGCATTCAAAGTGAAACATGGCTCGTTTTACTGGAATAAATGAAGCTCCGCCTCATCATCAGTTACGCTCCCGCAGGCGGCATGGGGCCAATAAGCACGGCCAATTTAAAAGGGCCGAGAACAAAAGCTCTACAAAGGGGGGCCCATGGAGTTGAGCCACAGCAGTTATAAACTCCCCTGTGCACCCCTGATCCATGCACCCACCCCCACCCTAGTCCAACCGTGTCCATTTCACTCCAGCTTTGTCATGCTAATAGAATTGAGTCTGCAAATATAAAGGACTTAATTTGTTATTACCATGCCCAAACTCTCATATTTTGGATTCACACTCCCAAGAAATATTCCTCTTAAACGAACAGCTCGTGCTGTGTGTAAAATTAAAACGCTGCTTTCATGTTTATGCAACATGTTAAACACCATTTGAAGATTTAGTTGAAATATTGAGGATCATAGGTTTGAAATCCAAAGCAAAAATACATCCAGTGTGTAAATggaaacagcaaatattgttgCTGAGGAAACAAGGGAAGAGTTTAGGATAAAAAGTGTCTGTTACGTCACAAAATGTTTGACATAAATGCACATGTACATCATCATTTTCGTCACGCAATTCAAACGGTGACGTTCATCTGTGAGTCCACTCCGGACACACAACACTATAAACAATCTAAAGGACTGAATCATTACAGGATGTCCCTGAAGTGTAATCCATTGGCTTTAggagtatttttttaatgtacagtTGCCTTTCTTGAATACTCTTAGTTTAAGCCCACAATTATCCAGGCTTaggccataaaaacaaaaaacaaaaaaaaacaactataaacTTGTCCTCTGGGCTTTTTTAATCAGCGGTCAGTATAGCATTTAATTCCCTACATGATGACTGAGGTCACCTTCTTTGGAgacaaaagctaaaaaaaaaaaggggtgtgtgtgtgtgtgtgttatttttactttgatttGCAGAAAAATCAGAATGATTTGAGCTCGAGGGCTTAAAGAAGTCAGATATGAGTTTCACACTTGACTAGAAATGCAAAAACTTCTTTGAACTTGACCAAAATGCCTTAAGCAACACTGACGCTACCCGGAAAATACTCAGTATTGATAGGCAACATTTTCCATCGTAGACATAACAGCGTAACTCACCGAGGCTAAAGCCTTGCCCAGTGCGTCTCCAGTCTGTGAGCTTCCAGTGGCAGTCCCCCGATTTGCAGCAGCTACGAAAACACAGAGCAAAGCTTTGTAATCGCAAACTCAGACAAATGTGGAGCGGTTACAGTGCACAAAGCAGCTGTCCCCCCTGCATGACTCAGTGCCTTGACAGAATGAGCATTCAGCTATGATTACATTGCTGGGTCAGTAATTAGCCAATCTGAGCAGGTAACTGAACTGTTAGCAAAAGAACGTACCCATGACCCCATCGGCCGAGTTCACGGACGGGGTATGTGCCGCAGTGACGAATGGTGAAGTGCTGGTGTTGCTTCTGTGGAAGCTGGACATGGGAGGAAGACTGGCATTGATGTCTGGAGAGACTGAGTGTGCGGGGTAATTCTGGAAGATCGGGAAAAAAGAAAGGTGTTATTTTCAAtcataaatgtgtttgtgtgagagggagagagagaaagaaagagcttatttatttattctcgaAATTAAAAATGCCCTTTGACGTCTTCCAGGCTGTCACGCAGTAAAAGTTAGTGTAGCGGGGGAGGGACAGAGATAAAGAGAGGACAGGCAGCATCTGCAGCCTCCCTGTGATGCCCTGCCAAGTGAAGCAGGCAGGCGGACGAGAAAAGATCAAACGCTGACACAAAGAGGGTCAGCGGTGTCTTCACTGATAATAACCAGACAACAACttaagacacacacagaccccTCCGACTGAGGGAGATGCGCTATGGGAGAGCAGAGCAAAAACCAGGGCTTCAACAGAATTTATTTGCCCTGCGTGTTCAACAATACACACTGGATCGTTCATGTAAACGTGagggcaaaacagaaacttacTAGCAATCATCTATCACTTATTCATAAAGCCTAAGTGCCGACGGCCGAGCTGTGAAGCTTACCAAACGGTCGTGTGAGTGCAGGCTGCTGTAGTTTCCTGACTGTGGCATGTGAGATGAAGATCCTGCGAGTATTCCCCCGTAGCCGGGCTGACTGATGCCATTGGACGAATTCCACGGGTCAGACGAACTGTGGGTACCATCTAAAACCAATAAACATATCACTTTAGCACACAATGGATTAGAACTGAAGGAAAGAACATGTTAGACAGACGGCTAACCCCCTAACTTTACCCTTAAAACTTGGGGGTCATCCAAAGAgcactttttagttttttttccctctcggGACTGAAACATGATCCTTGTCTTGAACACAGCTGAGATAACACAAATGCTAAAGAGCAACAAGAagacgtttgtgtgtgtgtgtgtgtgtgtgtgtgtgtgtgtgtgtgtgtgtgtgtgtgcg is drawn from Oreochromis aureus strain Israel breed Guangdong linkage group 1, ZZ_aureus, whole genome shotgun sequence and contains these coding sequences:
- the tcf12 gene encoding transcription factor 12 isoform X5, giving the protein MNPQQRIAALGTDKELSDLLDFSAMFSPPVSGGKNRPTTLGSSQFSASGMDERTTQASWTPGGESSPSYESSPSYESSRGFADSPHYSDHLSDSRLVSHEGLSPTPFMNSNIMGKSERASFLGYGRDPAASGCQSSLRTDIGLASPSSVTTSGKSATPFFSFTAANPRRRSLPDPPAIDPLQTKKVRKVPPGLPSSVYAPSPNSEDFNRDSPSYSSPKPSSSMFASTFFDGTHSSSDPWNSSNGISQPGYGGILAGSSSHMPQSGNYSSLHSHDRLNYPAHSVSPDINASLPPMSSFHRSNTSTSPFVTAAHTPSVNSADGVMAAANRGTATGSSQTGDALGKALASIYSPDHTSSSFPSNPSTPVGSPSPLTATAGAASAGTVVTAAGTPSGRPGTNQWPRAGGQTPSSPNYENSLHSLKNRVHQQLHEHLQDAMSFLKDVCESRMEDRLDRLDDAILVLRNHAVGSTASLPSDIHSLLGQAQNGPITAIGPNFPASALVPSRTAAMQGGDDAASLNNSHGGLPSAGSTSSTELNHQVETFRGLTSGLPGQVPATLELKVEKQDKDEMLDSISTDNKSDDESDKRDMKTPRTGPRTSITEDEDLNPEQKAERERERRMANNARERLRVRDINEAFKELGRMCQLHLKSEKPQTKLLILHQAVAVILSLEQQVRERNLNPKAACLKRREEEKVSGGSSDAQPAHTGVHPGLTDTSNPMGHL